One genomic window of Quercus robur chromosome 6, dhQueRobu3.1, whole genome shotgun sequence includes the following:
- the LOC126689475 gene encoding pectinesterase-like isoform X1: MTMASKLSPLCNFFLLLMLFSYSPSLASSSTSPSTICNSTPHPSFCKSNLPPNEFNTIQDYGWYFIHQSLSSAKDFLLLIKSYPISHSSYSKRTVHALKDCQLLADLTVDFLSKTLRTISSTNSLNSLQAEDLHTLLSATLTNQETCSDGLLELASDSSVKKGMLGPLSNGTKLHSISLALFKHGWVPKTKRESFPTERNHLLFSNMENIINGLLPLRMSITGRRLLQTTLGDVLVSQTVLVNPDGSGDFTTINDAVAAAPENTDISDGYFVIYIVPGVYYEYVSIDKNKQYLMMVGYGINQTVITGDHNQKDDLSTFDSATFAVVGQGFVAMNITFRNTAGPHKGQAVAVLSGADMSAFYQCSFEGYQDTLHTHSLRQFYKECDIYGTIDFIFGNAAVVFQDCNIYLRLPLHGQYNVITAQGKTDPNQNTGTSIHLCSIRAAEELNGTETYLGRPWKEYSTAVYIQSFMDSLINFEGWHTWNDTDFAINTLYYGEYDNNGPGSDTSNRVTWPGYHVMNRDEANDFNVSHFIQGDEWLPATGVPYTGGLL; this comes from the exons ATGACAATGGCTTCCAAGCTCTCCCCATTGTGCAACTTTTTTCTCCTATTAATGCTCTTCTCTTACTCTCCTTCTCTTGCTAGCTCCTCTACTTCCCCAAGTACCATTTGCAACTCCACACCCCACCCATCTTTCTGCAAATCCAACTTACCACCAAATGAGTTCAACACCATTCAAGACTATGGCTGGTACTTCATTCACCAGTCCTTATCATCAGCAAAAGACTTTCTTTTGCTAATCAAATCATACCCAATATCACATTCCTCGTATTCTAAACGTACCGTTCATGCCCTCAAAGATTGTCAGCTTTTAGCTGACTTGACCGTGGATTTCTTGTCAAAAACTTTGCGAACTATTAGCTCTACAAACAGCCTAAATAGCTTGCAAGCTGAGGATTTGCATACACTGCTTAGTGCCACTTTGACAAACCAAGAAACATGTTCTGATGGCCTACTAGAGTTAGCATCAGACTCTAGCGTTAAAAAAGGCATGTTGGGTCCTCTCTCTAATGGGACTAAGCTTCATAGCATATCGCTTGCGCTTTTTAAGCATGGTTGGGTTCcaaagacaaagagagagagttttccAACAGAAAGAAACCATTTGTTATTTTCCaatatggaaaatattattaatggtCTTTTGCCTTTAAGAATGTCTATAACTGGAAGAAGGTTGCTTCAAACAACTCTTGGCGATGTATTGGTGAGCCAAACGGTACTTGTGAACCCAGATGGCAGTGGAGACTTCACTACTATCAATGATGCTGTAGCAGCTGCACCAGAAAATACAGATATTAGTGATGGATACTTTGTCATTTACATTGTACCTGGGGTTTATTATGAGTATGTTTCCATTGATAAGAACAAGCAATATTTGATGATGGTTGGGTACGGTATCAACCAAACTGTGATCACAGGCGATCATAACCAGAAGGATGATTTGAGTACGTTCGATTCTGCAACATTTG CTGTTGTTGGGCAAGGATTTGTTGCTATGAACATTACCTTTCGTAACACAGCCGGACCACACAAGGGCCAAGCTGTGGCAGTCCTAAGTGGGGCTGACATGTCCGCATTTTATCAATGCAGTTTTGAAGGCTATCAAGACACATTACATACCCATTCTCTTAGGCAATTTTATAAAGAATGTGATATTTATGGTACAATTGATTTCATATTTGGCAATGCAGCGGTTGTCTTCCAAGATTGCAATATTTATCTACGACTTCCATTACATGGCCAGTACAATGTTATCACTGCGCAAGGCAAAACAGACCCAAATCAAAATACTGGGACTTCCATACATCTTTGTAGCATCAGAGCAGCTGAGGAATTAAATGGAACAGAAACATACCTAGGGAGGCCATGGAAGGAGTATTCAACAGCTGTTTATATACAATCTTTTATGGATAGCCTAATTAACTTTGAAGGTTGGCACACATGGAACGACACTGACTTTGCTATTAATACATTATATTATGGGGAATATGATAACAATGGGCCAGGATCAGACACTAGTAACCGGGTTACATGGCCTGGTTACCATGTCATGAATAGAGACGAGGCTAATGATTTTAATGTGTCGCATTTTATACAAGGAGATGAATGGTTGCCTGCAACAGGAGTGCCCTACACTGGTGGTTTACTATAA
- the LOC126689475 gene encoding probable pectinesterase/pectinesterase inhibitor 41 isoform X2, producing MTMASKLSPLCNFFLLLMLFSYSPSLASSSTSPSTICNSTPHPSFCKSNLPPNEFNTIQDYGWYFIHQSLSSAKDFLLLIKSYPISHSSYSKRTVHALKDCQLLADLTVDFLSKTLRTISSTNSLNSLQAEDLHTLLSATLTNQETCSDGLLELASDSSVKKGMLGPLSNGTKLHSISLALFKHGWVPKTKRESFPTERNHLLFSNMENIINGLLPLRMSITGRRLLQTTLGDVLVSQTVLVNPDGSGDFTTINDAVAAAPENTDISDGYFVIYIVPGVYYEYVSIDKNKQYLMMVGYGINQTVITGDHNQKDDLSTFDSATFAVVFQDCNIYLRLPLHGQYNVITAQGKTDPNQNTGTSIHLCSIRAAEELNGTETYLGRPWKEYSTAVYIQSFMDSLINFEGWHTWNDTDFAINTLYYGEYDNNGPGSDTSNRVTWPGYHVMNRDEANDFNVSHFIQGDEWLPATGVPYTGGLL from the exons ATGACAATGGCTTCCAAGCTCTCCCCATTGTGCAACTTTTTTCTCCTATTAATGCTCTTCTCTTACTCTCCTTCTCTTGCTAGCTCCTCTACTTCCCCAAGTACCATTTGCAACTCCACACCCCACCCATCTTTCTGCAAATCCAACTTACCACCAAATGAGTTCAACACCATTCAAGACTATGGCTGGTACTTCATTCACCAGTCCTTATCATCAGCAAAAGACTTTCTTTTGCTAATCAAATCATACCCAATATCACATTCCTCGTATTCTAAACGTACCGTTCATGCCCTCAAAGATTGTCAGCTTTTAGCTGACTTGACCGTGGATTTCTTGTCAAAAACTTTGCGAACTATTAGCTCTACAAACAGCCTAAATAGCTTGCAAGCTGAGGATTTGCATACACTGCTTAGTGCCACTTTGACAAACCAAGAAACATGTTCTGATGGCCTACTAGAGTTAGCATCAGACTCTAGCGTTAAAAAAGGCATGTTGGGTCCTCTCTCTAATGGGACTAAGCTTCATAGCATATCGCTTGCGCTTTTTAAGCATGGTTGGGTTCcaaagacaaagagagagagttttccAACAGAAAGAAACCATTTGTTATTTTCCaatatggaaaatattattaatggtCTTTTGCCTTTAAGAATGTCTATAACTGGAAGAAGGTTGCTTCAAACAACTCTTGGCGATGTATTGGTGAGCCAAACGGTACTTGTGAACCCAGATGGCAGTGGAGACTTCACTACTATCAATGATGCTGTAGCAGCTGCACCAGAAAATACAGATATTAGTGATGGATACTTTGTCATTTACATTGTACCTGGGGTTTATTATGAGTATGTTTCCATTGATAAGAACAAGCAATATTTGATGATGGTTGGGTACGGTATCAACCAAACTGTGATCACAGGCGATCATAACCAGAAGGATGATTTGAGTACGTTCGATTCTGCAACATTTG CGGTTGTCTTCCAAGATTGCAATATTTATCTACGACTTCCATTACATGGCCAGTACAATGTTATCACTGCGCAAGGCAAAACAGACCCAAATCAAAATACTGGGACTTCCATACATCTTTGTAGCATCAGAGCAGCTGAGGAATTAAATGGAACAGAAACATACCTAGGGAGGCCATGGAAGGAGTATTCAACAGCTGTTTATATACAATCTTTTATGGATAGCCTAATTAACTTTGAAGGTTGGCACACATGGAACGACACTGACTTTGCTATTAATACATTATATTATGGGGAATATGATAACAATGGGCCAGGATCAGACACTAGTAACCGGGTTACATGGCCTGGTTACCATGTCATGAATAGAGACGAGGCTAATGATTTTAATGTGTCGCATTTTATACAAGGAGATGAATGGTTGCCTGCAACAGGAGTGCCCTACACTGGTGGTTTACTATAA